Proteins encoded in a region of the Bradyrhizobium sp. CB3481 genome:
- a CDS encoding phosphatase PAP2 family protein produces MALFRIRPTRADIEIAERIADHASPQVEQLSKILTWGADEHVVCALAIAWWLYCRRNSEQARTSSNHILLTTVAVTLLPHLLKSIFDQKRPDRVMIRGHLHGVPFSGKPDDAFPSGHAIHVGAMASAATVLPSGKRNLVWSLGAGLVLTRIVLLAHWTTDVIAGLAIGAAVERLLRHWTGFGLARREAPK; encoded by the coding sequence ATGGCGTTGTTTCGCATACGGCCGACCCGAGCCGACATCGAGATCGCGGAGCGGATTGCCGATCATGCCAGCCCGCAGGTCGAACAGCTCTCGAAGATTCTGACCTGGGGCGCCGACGAGCATGTCGTTTGCGCGCTCGCAATCGCCTGGTGGCTGTACTGCAGGCGAAACAGCGAGCAGGCCCGCACCAGCAGCAATCATATCCTGCTCACGACGGTCGCGGTAACGCTCCTGCCGCATCTGCTCAAATCGATCTTTGACCAGAAACGGCCCGACCGCGTGATGATCCGCGGCCATCTGCACGGCGTGCCCTTCTCGGGAAAGCCGGACGACGCCTTCCCGTCGGGCCATGCGATCCATGTCGGCGCGATGGCTTCAGCGGCGACCGTGCTGCCTTCAGGCAAACGCAATCTGGTCTGGTCACTTGGGGCCGGTTTGGTTTTGACACGGATCGTGCTTTTGGCGCACTGGACCACCGACGTGATCGCGGGCCTTGCAATCGGCGCCGCGGTCGAGCGTCTGCTGCGGCACTGGACCGGTTTCGGATTGGCCCGCCGCGAAGCGCCGAAATGA